In bacterium, one DNA window encodes the following:
- a CDS encoding tetratricopeptide repeat protein — MPVFLFTDIEESAQKWERFPASMKSAIERHNELLRSTIEKHGGEIIKNTGDGFFAVFEGGAPLQAALDIQTGIQKTDWKELGELRVRVGMHAGFVEKKGEDYFGPIINRTARIMSVAWGGQIVLTPQVSQVAGLPPHATIVDLGLHVLKDLSEPQSLYGLLHPDLVLKEFPPLRSLSQQPNNLPLQTTPFLGREEELPDITKLLASDTVRLVTIIGPGGIGKTRLALQAAAEAIEHFRHGVYLIGLAPLDRPELVISAIANAVKFSFYSGKDEKEQLFDFLREKEILLIMDNFEHLLSAVTIVGEILKAADKVKILVTSRELLNLKGEWLMQIAGMKVPSGDAVDIEGYSAIQLFMYNAQRVNAQDTFSDEEKKSIVRICQLIAGMPLGIEIASSWLRTLSCQEIAQEIEKNIDFLTTSMRDVPERHRSVRAIFDYSWNLIGPEEKKTLARLSVFRSSFAREAAQEIGQISLPALVALVDKSLLRKNASGRYEWIDILRQYAFRKLAMDGAEHDSTMQRFARYYAQYLATRQQEIDKKSQLEIMADLDLEIENIRAALNWALEKNNRPVIVDSLAAYASYTATRGFYLEGEQNFKRICELLKPDAENLARATSRYAVFLTRLGNFDKARVLLHESVAYFPSHRNDPELAYASNAAGNVENVLGNYDDALPHYKTAQDCFQSVGDKYGLIGCLNNIGVIHYRRGQWLPAKETFQKCLAMSRELDFEKGKATAAGNLGLVEIELGNFDEAVNLLQESLEFDRKLHDPFSMANATHNLGFAYKALEMNARAQEYYQKSLEMRKMLGDHHGVALSYNSLGSTAMALKDYPRAIGLLNESVAQYRALGDARGILMPLMNLAELYCVLKDLVAASEKFSEIVQRSLEIRDAGMFQEAVYGLANIASTTGKTETAVIALNYLTLQEHLDDDLKYRVSQLLASLEPGIPADTRQALTTKASRLTDVDMAALLKEAKTSQ, encoded by the coding sequence ATGCCCGTTTTTCTTTTTACCGACATCGAGGAATCAGCGCAGAAATGGGAAAGGTTCCCGGCATCGATGAAGAGCGCGATCGAACGGCACAACGAGCTCCTGAGATCGACGATCGAAAAGCACGGGGGCGAGATCATCAAGAACACCGGCGACGGATTTTTCGCGGTATTCGAAGGCGGGGCGCCGCTCCAAGCGGCCCTTGACATCCAGACCGGCATCCAGAAGACCGACTGGAAAGAACTCGGCGAACTGCGCGTGCGCGTCGGCATGCACGCGGGGTTCGTGGAAAAAAAGGGTGAAGATTATTTCGGCCCGATCATCAACCGCACGGCGCGGATCATGTCCGTCGCGTGGGGCGGTCAGATCGTGCTGACGCCCCAGGTCAGCCAGGTCGCGGGCCTGCCTCCTCATGCGACGATCGTCGACCTGGGCTTGCACGTCCTCAAGGACCTAAGCGAACCACAGTCTTTGTACGGGCTGCTGCACCCTGATCTGGTGCTTAAGGAATTCCCGCCGTTGCGGTCGCTGTCCCAGCAACCGAACAACCTGCCCCTGCAAACCACGCCGTTCCTCGGGCGCGAAGAAGAATTACCCGACATCACGAAACTGCTGGCCAGCGATACGGTCCGGCTCGTCACCATCATCGGCCCGGGCGGCATCGGCAAGACCCGCCTGGCCCTCCAGGCTGCCGCTGAAGCGATCGAGCATTTCCGCCACGGCGTCTATCTTATCGGACTGGCGCCGCTGGACCGTCCCGAGCTCGTAATCTCGGCGATCGCCAACGCCGTCAAATTTTCTTTTTACAGCGGTAAGGATGAAAAGGAACAACTGTTTGATTTCCTCCGGGAAAAAGAGATCCTGCTTATCATGGACAATTTCGAACATCTTTTATCCGCGGTGACGATCGTCGGCGAGATCCTGAAAGCGGCGGATAAAGTCAAGATCCTCGTAACCTCCCGAGAACTGCTCAATCTCAAGGGCGAATGGCTGATGCAGATCGCCGGCATGAAAGTGCCGTCCGGCGATGCCGTGGATATCGAAGGGTACAGCGCCATCCAGCTCTTCATGTACAACGCGCAGCGGGTGAATGCGCAGGACACCTTTTCCGACGAGGAGAAAAAGTCTATCGTGCGCATCTGCCAGTTGATCGCGGGCATGCCGCTCGGGATCGAGATCGCTTCCTCCTGGTTGCGGACGCTGTCCTGTCAGGAGATCGCGCAAGAGATCGAAAAGAACATCGATTTTCTGACAACTTCCATGCGCGACGTCCCGGAAAGGCACCGGAGCGTGCGCGCCATTTTCGATTACTCGTGGAACCTTATCGGCCCCGAAGAAAAAAAGACCCTGGCGCGCCTTTCCGTGTTCAGGAGCTCATTCGCCCGCGAAGCGGCTCAGGAGATCGGCCAAATATCGCTACCTGCCCTCGTTGCGCTCGTCGACAAATCGCTGCTCCGCAAGAACGCGTCGGGACGATACGAATGGATCGACATCCTGCGGCAGTATGCGTTCAGAAAACTGGCCATGGACGGCGCCGAGCACGATTCAACGATGCAACGCTTTGCCCGTTACTACGCGCAGTACCTGGCGACGCGTCAGCAGGAGATCGATAAAAAAAGTCAGCTCGAGATCATGGCCGACCTCGATCTGGAGATCGAGAACATCCGGGCGGCGCTCAACTGGGCGCTCGAAAAGAACAACCGCCCGGTGATCGTTGATTCGCTGGCCGCCTATGCATCATACACTGCGACCCGCGGTTTCTACCTGGAAGGCGAGCAAAATTTCAAACGGATATGCGAGCTGTTAAAACCAGACGCGGAAAATCTCGCTCGTGCCACAAGCCGGTACGCCGTGTTTCTGACCCGCCTGGGCAATTTTGATAAAGCAAGGGTCTTATTGCACGAAAGTGTCGCTTATTTTCCCAGTCACCGTAATGACCCGGAACTCGCCTACGCCAGCAATGCCGCCGGGAACGTTGAAAATGTGCTGGGGAATTACGATGATGCACTGCCGCATTATAAAACGGCCCAAGACTGCTTTCAGTCGGTCGGGGATAAGTACGGCCTTATCGGCTGCCTGAATAATATCGGCGTCATCCACTACCGCAGGGGTCAGTGGCTGCCGGCCAAGGAAACTTTTCAGAAATGCCTGGCCATGAGCCGGGAACTCGATTTTGAAAAGGGCAAAGCAACAGCCGCCGGCAACCTCGGGCTGGTGGAGATCGAGCTTGGTAATTTCGATGAAGCGGTGAACCTGCTCCAGGAAAGTTTGGAGTTCGACCGGAAACTGCATGACCCTTTCAGCATGGCGAACGCGACGCACAATCTGGGATTTGCCTACAAGGCGCTTGAAATGAACGCGCGCGCGCAGGAATACTATCAGAAAAGCCTGGAAATGCGCAAGATGCTCGGCGACCACCACGGCGTGGCTCTCTCCTACAACAGCCTGGGATCGACCGCGATGGCGCTTAAAGATTACCCGCGCGCGATCGGACTGCTCAACGAAAGTGTCGCTCAATACCGGGCGCTCGGGGACGCGCGCGGCATACTGATGCCGCTGATGAACCTTGCTGAATTATACTGCGTGCTCAAAGATCTCGTGGCCGCATCGGAAAAATTTAGCGAGATCGTGCAGCGTTCCCTCGAGATCCGCGATGCGGGCATGTTCCAGGAAGCAGTGTATGGTCTGGCGAACATCGCCTCCACTACGGGCAAGACCGAAACCGCGGTCATTGCTTTAAATTACCTTACGCTCCAGGAGCATCTTGACGATGACCTGAAATACCGCGTTTCGCAATTACTGGCATCGCTGGAACCGGGTATACCGGCCGATACCAGGCAGGCGCTAACTACGAAAGCATCACGCCTGACCGACGTTGACATGGCGGCACTGCTGAAAGAGGCGAAAACATCCCAGTAA
- a CDS encoding CDP-alcohol phosphatidyltransferase family protein, whose translation MNKIKELGRRFFVRPVARVLIAARIHPNYITVSSLFFGIIAFFLYFRGSFLLAAVFVFLSGILDTFDGEVARRLKVVSKVGAFLDSTIDRVNEFLAYMGMFCFYMRHQPSVTYWVLVAIFGSLMVSYTRARAEGIGISPQVGMFERFTRLVFIIAGSVFGPGIMVYGLIILAVGTIGTMIQRIIYVLVHRDPGA comes from the coding sequence ATGAATAAGATCAAGGAACTCGGACGCAGATTCTTTGTCAGGCCGGTAGCACGGGTATTGATCGCCGCCCGCATCCATCCCAATTACATAACCGTCAGCAGCCTCTTTTTCGGCATCATCGCGTTTTTCCTGTATTTTCGCGGATCTTTTCTCCTGGCCGCGGTATTCGTTTTTTTATCGGGCATCCTGGATACGTTTGACGGCGAGGTTGCCCGGCGACTGAAAGTTGTTTCCAAGGTTGGCGCATTCCTCGATTCCACGATCGACCGTGTCAACGAATTCCTGGCATACATGGGAATGTTCTGTTTCTATATGAGACATCAGCCATCGGTCACATACTGGGTGCTGGTCGCTATTTTTGGCTCGCTCATGGTCAGTTATACGCGGGCGCGCGCTGAAGGGATCGGCATATCTCCGCAGGTCGGCATGTTCGAGCGGTTCACGCGTCTCGTGTTCATTATCGCCGGTTCGGTGTTCGGACCGGGTATTATGGTTTATGGCCTTATCATCCTCGCGGTGGGAACCATCGGCACAATGATCCAGCGGATCATTTATGTCCTGGTTCACCGCGATCCCGGAGCCTGA
- a CDS encoding ABC-F family ATP-binding cassette domain-containing protein, with protein sequence MFNISDLSYSIGERTLFSGVTVTMNRHDRFGLVGANGTGKTTLLRIIIGDVSPTSGTVSRPATFTIGYLPQEEMVLRGNTVLDEVLRDYNVLLARIREIEKRMAAAPRATEIIREYERAHDEFHHHGGYDFESRARKVAVGLGFTAEDFARAVEQFSSGWQMRIVLARLLLLDPDLLLLDEPTNHLDIESIQWLEEYLEKYQGAILVVSHDRYFLDRVLNTSDGISGIWELDFGRFERYRANYSAYLQESQARKQRIIQLAKTQQRKIVEIKDFIARNKANKKKAGVVKSREKYLERMEIIEVEAERKKIRVSFPVEPIFSRQVVQLNSISKVYGGKTVLHNISTVIERGNKIALIGKNGAGKSTLCRIIAGIEEPTTGERKASDKVMIGAFSHEIMLGLDPSSTVIEEAQKHAPPQICQNIRGYLGLFLFSGDDVFKKVNVLSGGEKTRLVMLKTMIKPSNMLVLDEPTFHLDRDSVDSIRQAVQFYEGTLIFVTHDRDLIASFADRVLEIKNGALLDYPGDFSYYLWKRDHPAAGAVPQPALAGAEAKVKKEGKQLTTAEKIKRQIMVKEERRSKLRDTFSRPGFIENPRKSKKFFEEYQRLSAEIEDLEKLLAAQQDDVPVKQ encoded by the coding sequence TTGTTCAATATAAGCGACCTCTCATATAGTATCGGCGAGCGAACGCTTTTCTCCGGCGTGACCGTCACCATGAACCGCCATGACCGTTTTGGCCTGGTGGGCGCCAACGGAACGGGCAAGACCACGCTCCTCCGCATTATTATCGGCGACGTCTCCCCGACCAGCGGCACGGTCTCGCGGCCTGCGACCTTCACCATCGGGTACCTTCCGCAGGAAGAAATGGTGCTGCGCGGCAACACGGTCCTCGATGAAGTGCTCCGCGATTATAACGTCCTCCTGGCGCGCATCCGCGAAATTGAAAAACGCATGGCCGCCGCTCCCCGCGCGACCGAAATCATCCGGGAGTATGAACGAGCCCACGACGAGTTCCATCATCACGGCGGTTACGACTTCGAATCCCGCGCCCGGAAGGTCGCGGTCGGCCTGGGTTTCACTGCCGAGGACTTTGCCCGGGCCGTGGAGCAGTTCTCCAGCGGCTGGCAGATGAGGATAGTCCTGGCGCGGCTTCTCCTGCTCGATCCCGACCTCCTGCTCCTGGACGAACCGACCAACCACCTGGACATCGAATCGATCCAATGGCTCGAAGAGTACCTTGAGAAGTATCAAGGCGCGATCCTGGTTGTTTCGCACGACCGGTATTTTCTGGACCGGGTTTTGAATACCTCCGACGGGATATCGGGTATTTGGGAACTCGATTTCGGTCGGTTCGAGCGCTATCGCGCGAATTATTCCGCGTATCTCCAGGAATCGCAGGCGCGCAAACAACGCATCATCCAGCTTGCCAAAACCCAGCAGCGCAAGATCGTCGAGATCAAGGACTTCATCGCCCGGAACAAGGCGAACAAGAAAAAGGCCGGGGTCGTGAAGAGCCGGGAAAAGTACCTGGAGCGCATGGAGATCATCGAGGTGGAAGCGGAGCGAAAAAAGATCCGGGTTAGCTTTCCGGTCGAACCGATCTTCAGCCGGCAGGTGGTGCAGCTGAACAGCATCAGCAAGGTATATGGCGGCAAAACCGTCCTGCATAACATCAGCACGGTCATCGAAAGGGGCAACAAGATCGCGCTGATCGGCAAGAACGGCGCTGGCAAGTCGACGCTCTGCCGGATCATCGCCGGCATCGAAGAACCGACCACCGGCGAGCGGAAAGCGAGCGACAAGGTTATGATCGGCGCTTTTTCGCACGAGATCATGCTGGGGCTTGACCCGTCCAGCACCGTTATCGAGGAAGCGCAGAAACACGCGCCGCCCCAGATCTGCCAGAACATCCGTGGCTATCTCGGCTTGTTCCTTTTTTCCGGTGATGACGTCTTCAAGAAAGTCAACGTGCTCTCAGGCGGTGAAAAGACCAGGCTGGTCATGCTCAAGACCATGATCAAACCGTCCAACATGCTGGTTCTCGACGAACCGACCTTTCACCTGGACCGCGATTCGGTCGATTCGATCCGGCAGGCGGTCCAATTTTACGAAGGCACGCTCATCTTCGTGACCCATGACCGTGACCTCATCGCTTCATTCGCCGACCGGGTCCTTGAGATCAAGAACGGCGCACTCCTTGATTATCCGGGCGATTTTTCCTATTACCTGTGGAAACGCGATCACCCTGCGGCAGGAGCTGTCCCCCAACCGGCGCTTGCAGGCGCTGAAGCCAAAGTTAAAAAGGAAGGAAAACAATTGACCACAGCCGAGAAGATAAAAAGACAGATCATGGTCAAAGAAGAGCGCCGCAGCAAGCTCCGCGATACGTTCTCCCGGCCAGGATTCATTGAGAACCCCCGCAAATCCAAAAAATTCTTTGAGGAATACCAGCGCCTCTCCGCCGAGATCGAGGACCTGGAGAAACTGCTGGCCGCCCAACAAGATGATGTACCTGTTAAACAGTAA
- a CDS encoding C25 family cysteine peptidase codes for MKTRVLMIAQPVIVMLALCSFVQAAWIPFTGDRAIRETEVKVESQLDNSVTLDVDIFGAEASDYDAATMTDTGRERFTVLKIDEYAFLSEIGNPKLPMVTAVLDVPHGAEIQVQILSSDYNEYSLAELGIDQRIAPALASVPKTEGATANFVLNEATYAKDAFYPERLTGLFEGGGLARGHRLATVQFYPVQYNPVKGKIRVYTRIKVKIDFVGANIPATVSGIVRDYSTVWEHYIRTMVVNYPEYLMAVPPLPIYYDIFYNGQALTLANKLRNWKMKKGYNIRMWNAAGWTATQISDTIRLQSPKATFLTIIGDPNSGSIALPASATGSSSADQTDLYYAETNESGYLPDMFNGRICVLDTTEGNISINKALRYERAIFGSAGTAWLKRACLIAGYDAGYQPVGIATNAYCRALMLPYGYQVDTLVIASSEQEARIVARINAGTAWCVYTAHGSQTYWAISSSGDFTIPELNGTTNLDMYSMPAGHCCLAGDYQYGSNCFGEVWDRIAGKGGLSYYGSVPSTYWDEDDWLQRRYFDAVYTDSIPGRMYERGRYTQWGLYWIENHTGSSMKRYYFEAYHVFNDPSLDTWTDIPDTLQVTHDPFVPPSPTSFAVNVKDNDGVTNLQDALVCVWIYTQTPQVHAAAYTNASGNVSLSISPTNPGDTMWVTVTKHDYKPYESFVLVQDAGMPATPTVTKPLDFGRLPDLNPALTFTSTDPDGDQIRYRVMWDTDPAFASPESSTTANYASGAIVNFNFPFNLANGSTYWWKVKCTDPSGSGYWTSYTTSRSFTVDTSLPANTCSWYQTTAAQFGFNTFNSTVIQGDSVVLVAAGSVVVETLQVQPFASASMPSGWTVVNGNGDAYQWVVGTTSDMGSYTPPDYGSYYAYYSDDDAGSGNISNNEELLSPKWYVGGLTGSVVMEYGWGFQV; via the coding sequence ATGAAAACAAGGGTCTTGATGATCGCACAACCGGTGATCGTCATGCTCGCGCTGTGTTCGTTCGTGCAGGCGGCATGGATCCCGTTCACTGGCGACAGGGCGATACGGGAAACCGAAGTCAAGGTCGAATCGCAGCTTGACAATTCGGTTACGCTTGATGTCGATATCTTTGGCGCGGAGGCATCAGATTACGATGCCGCAACAATGACCGATACGGGCAGAGAACGGTTCACGGTATTGAAGATAGATGAATATGCTTTTCTCAGTGAGATCGGCAATCCAAAACTGCCCATGGTGACCGCGGTGCTGGATGTGCCCCATGGCGCGGAGATACAGGTTCAGATCCTGAGCTCGGATTACAATGAATACAGCCTGGCTGAGCTCGGTATCGATCAGCGGATCGCGCCGGCTCTTGCAAGCGTGCCGAAGACAGAGGGCGCCACGGCAAACTTCGTTCTTAACGAAGCTACGTATGCAAAAGATGCTTTCTATCCAGAGCGGCTTACTGGTTTATTTGAAGGTGGCGGATTGGCGCGCGGCCATCGGCTGGCGACCGTGCAATTTTACCCCGTGCAATACAATCCCGTAAAAGGTAAGATCAGGGTTTATACGCGGATAAAAGTAAAAATTGATTTTGTCGGCGCAAATATCCCGGCTACTGTTTCGGGGATTGTACGGGACTACTCGACGGTGTGGGAGCACTATATCCGGACAATGGTCGTGAATTACCCTGAGTACCTCATGGCCGTGCCCCCGCTGCCGATCTACTATGACATATTTTACAATGGTCAAGCATTAACCCTGGCGAACAAGCTGCGCAACTGGAAAATGAAGAAGGGCTATAATATACGCATGTGGAATGCCGCGGGCTGGACCGCAACGCAGATCAGCGACACGATCCGGCTCCAGAGTCCCAAGGCGACCTTCCTGACGATAATTGGTGACCCGAATTCCGGGTCGATCGCGCTGCCGGCGTCGGCGACCGGTTCATCTTCGGCCGATCAGACCGATCTTTATTATGCCGAGACTAACGAATCTGGATACCTGCCCGATATGTTCAACGGGCGGATCTGCGTGTTGGATACGACCGAGGGTAATATCTCGATCAATAAAGCGCTCCGGTATGAACGCGCTATTTTCGGGAGCGCTGGGACTGCGTGGCTGAAGAGAGCCTGCTTGATCGCCGGTTATGACGCAGGGTATCAGCCCGTCGGTATCGCCACTAACGCGTACTGCCGCGCGCTGATGCTGCCTTACGGATACCAGGTTGACACGCTGGTCATTGCCAGCAGCGAACAGGAAGCCAGGATCGTTGCCCGGATCAACGCGGGTACGGCATGGTGCGTTTACACGGCACATGGCAGCCAGACCTACTGGGCGATCAGTTCAAGCGGCGATTTCACGATCCCCGAGCTTAACGGAACGACCAATCTAGATATGTATTCGATGCCTGCCGGTCATTGCTGTCTTGCGGGTGATTATCAGTACGGCAGCAATTGCTTCGGCGAAGTCTGGGACCGGATCGCCGGCAAGGGTGGGTTGTCTTATTACGGTAGCGTGCCTTCGACCTACTGGGACGAAGATGACTGGCTGCAGCGCCGTTATTTTGACGCGGTCTATACCGACAGCATCCCCGGCCGCATGTATGAGCGCGGCCGTTATACGCAATGGGGATTATACTGGATAGAAAATCACACGGGTTCATCGATGAAGCGATACTATTTCGAGGCTTACCACGTATTCAACGATCCTTCGCTCGATACCTGGACCGATATCCCGGATACACTGCAAGTGACCCATGATCCATTCGTGCCGCCGTCACCCACGAGCTTCGCCGTCAACGTGAAGGACAATGACGGCGTAACGAATTTGCAGGACGCGCTCGTGTGCGTTTGGATATATACTCAAACGCCACAGGTTCACGCGGCCGCATATACCAATGCCAGCGGCAATGTATCGCTCAGCATATCGCCCACGAATCCCGGAGATACGATGTGGGTGACGGTCACCAAACACGATTACAAGCCTTATGAATCTTTCGTGCTTGTTCAGGATGCGGGCATGCCGGCGACACCGACGGTCACCAAACCGCTGGATTTCGGCCGTTTGCCCGACCTCAACCCGGCTTTGACGTTCACATCCACGGATCCCGACGGTGACCAGATCCGGTACCGGGTAATGTGGGATACGGATCCGGCCTTTGCCAGTCCGGAAAGCTCGACCACGGCCAATTACGCGAGCGGGGCCATTGTTAATTTCAATTTCCCGTTCAACCTGGCCAACGGTTCGACCTACTGGTGGAAGGTGAAGTGCACGGATCCATCGGGTTCCGGGTACTGGACGAGTTACACAACATCACGGTCGTTCACGGTCGATACTAGTCTTCCTGCCAATACCTGTTCCTGGTATCAGACCACCGCGGCGCAGTTCGGGTTCAACACGTTCAACAGTACCGTAATCCAGGGCGACAGCGTGGTTTTAGTGGCGGCTGGTTCTGTGGTCGTGGAGACGCTGCAGGTACAGCCCTTTGCCAGCGCCAGCATGCCTTCGGGCTGGACCGTGGTCAACGGCAACGGCGACGCCTATCAGTGGGTTGTTGGTACGACCTCGGATATGGGTTCGTACACGCCGCCGGATTACGGCAGTTACTACGCTTACTATTCGGATGACGATGCGGGCAGCGGGAATATCAGTAACAATGAAGAGCTGCTTTCGCCGAAGTGGTATGTGGGTGGTTTGACCGGCAGCGTGGTCATGGAGTACGGTTGGGGTTTCCAGGTA
- the rsmI gene encoding 16S rRNA (cytidine(1402)-2'-O)-methyltransferase — translation MPLYIVATPIGNLEDITQRAAALLRSADLIACEDTRKTSVLLRRYGIKTPCLSYHEHNERRRTPYILSQLQEGKTIALVSNAGTPLISDPGYILVTEAIKTNVDVYPLPGPSALLAALCVSGLPIHKFVFEGFLPKKKAARRKLLASLKNEQRTVVFFESPYRIIDVLRDIQEILGERRIAVARELTKIHESVYRGTAKTVLENLKTVKGEFTIMIDGDHE, via the coding sequence ATGCCCCTCTATATCGTCGCAACTCCCATCGGGAATCTTGAGGATATCACGCAACGGGCAGCCGCCTTGCTGCGGTCTGCCGACCTCATCGCTTGCGAAGACACGAGAAAGACCTCCGTTCTTTTGCGGCGCTACGGGATCAAAACGCCGTGCCTATCGTATCACGAGCACAATGAAAGAAGACGCACTCCCTACATTCTGTCCCAGCTGCAAGAGGGGAAAACCATAGCACTTGTCAGCAACGCGGGCACACCGCTAATATCGGACCCAGGGTATATCCTCGTAACGGAAGCGATAAAGACAAACGTCGATGTTTATCCGCTCCCGGGACCCTCTGCCCTGCTCGCGGCGCTCTGTGTTTCCGGGCTTCCCATCCATAAGTTCGTGTTCGAGGGATTCTTGCCAAAAAAGAAAGCGGCGCGCCGGAAACTCCTGGCATCACTGAAAAATGAACAACGAACGGTCGTATTCTTTGAATCGCCGTACCGTATAATCGACGTGCTGCGGGATATCCAGGAGATCCTCGGAGAACGGCGGATCGCCGTCGCGCGCGAACTAACCAAGATCCATGAAAGCGTTTATCGCGGCACCGCAAAGACGGTGCTCGAAAACCTTAAGACCGTCAAAGGTGAATTCACGATCATGATCGATGGTGACCATGAATAA
- the hflX gene encoding GTPase HflX — MYSSDPRSRERVLLVGVGDRRAQRWLIARSLEELSSLTQTAGGETIESFIQIVPRYNPATLMGMGKAHEFAQIAQQHAIDLFIFDAELSAAQIRTLEEVTGVRVIDRTTLILDIFAKHARTKEAKLQVELAQLEYRLPRLVGTRTELSRLGGGIGTRGPGERKLEVDRRRIKDRIAVLKDSLKKIERAKAVQRKGRSGMPRIAVVGYTNAGKSSLVNVLARTKLLTSEHLFSTLDSNTSLMFVPPRHRMLISDTVGFLRNLPHGLIASFHATLAEVLDADILIHIADATAEDLDSKIGTVEQVLEEIGAHVKPQILVFNKIDRLFPEEKVRLAEKFPRALFVSALEKTGMTELKEWLKRFFIPD, encoded by the coding sequence GTGTACAGCAGTGATCCAAGGTCCCGGGAAAGGGTCCTCCTGGTCGGTGTCGGCGACCGCCGCGCTCAACGTTGGTTGATCGCCCGGTCGCTCGAAGAACTTTCCAGCCTGACCCAAACCGCGGGCGGCGAAACGATCGAGAGTTTTATCCAGATCGTACCCCGATACAACCCGGCAACGCTGATGGGGATGGGCAAAGCCCATGAATTCGCCCAGATCGCGCAGCAGCACGCGATCGACCTTTTTATCTTCGATGCCGAGCTCTCCGCCGCGCAGATCAGGACCCTTGAGGAAGTCACCGGCGTGCGAGTGATCGACCGTACGACCCTGATCCTTGATATTTTTGCCAAGCACGCCCGGACCAAAGAAGCTAAACTTCAAGTTGAACTCGCCCAGCTCGAATACCGCCTGCCCAGGCTGGTCGGCACCCGCACGGAATTGTCCAGGCTGGGCGGAGGGATCGGTACGCGTGGCCCGGGCGAAAGGAAACTTGAGGTCGACCGGCGTCGGATAAAAGACCGGATCGCCGTATTGAAGGACTCGCTCAAAAAGATCGAGCGGGCTAAAGCGGTGCAGCGCAAAGGCCGGAGTGGCATGCCGCGGATCGCCGTGGTCGGCTACACAAACGCCGGGAAGTCATCGCTCGTCAACGTCCTGGCCAGGACCAAGCTGTTGACCTCCGAGCACCTGTTCTCAACCCTGGATTCCAACACATCTTTGATGTTCGTGCCGCCGCGCCATCGCATGCTGATCAGTGATACAGTGGGGTTCCTCAGAAACCTACCCCATGGTCTCATCGCATCGTTCCATGCCACGCTGGCTGAAGTACTGGACGCGGACATCCTCATCCATATCGCCGACGCCACTGCCGAAGACCTCGACTCCAAGATCGGGACCGTGGAACAGGTCCTGGAGGAGATCGGCGCGCACGTAAAACCCCAGATCCTCGTTTTCAACAAGATCGACCGGCTGTTCCCGGAGGAAAAGGTCCGCCTGGCGGAAAAATTCCCCCGAGCGCTGTTCGTCTCGGCGTTGGAGAAAACCGGGATGACCGAGCTCAAAGAATGGCTGAAAAGATTTTTCATACCGGATTGA